A window of Rosa rugosa chromosome 7, drRosRugo1.1, whole genome shotgun sequence genomic DNA:
TTTAAATTCCCATTGTTGGAGACGTTGAACAGGCCCAAGTACTGGATCGGCAGAGCTTCGGGGAGGCCTCTTGTCGGAGCGATGACAAAGGCCATTCCATCGCCGCCGGAAGTAGTGTACTCTGGTTGGATGGCAAAGATAAAGTTGGTGGAGAAGGAGAAAGTGGAGTCGTTCTCTGAGTTCTTGAAGGTTACTGGGTTAGGGTAGAAGGCATGACCACTACTCTGTTTGGTGGGCTTTGTAAGCTTCAAGAGACCTTTTGGTGTGATCTCTGCTATGCCGTCTAGACTGAGATTAAGACCAGAACGGCCAGAGAAACCATCATTGTAGATGAAATTGAGGTCTTGGGCTTCTGCGGGTGCCAGAAGTACTAGTAGTACTAGGAAAGCAGAAAGCTTGACAAACATGGCTGGCTAGGCGTCTGTGAAGTTTCTGGACCTTCCTTCTTGGGTATTTATGGATCTAAACCCGCCaaaaaataaggaaaatcaagGCATCCCGATATCCGAGAAGAGTATATTGGGTAATACATTACAATTTGGACCATCATTGTTAGAGCAAAGAGACTTCCATGGACCAAGGTCCACCTAGAATTTTTGTTGTTAGAGTGGGTTAAAGATGTTGTTTTCATGGAGAAGGTCCTGTGATATAGACGATCCAGCGCCTATCATACTCAAAGGAAAATTATAACATGGTTCTGAATTATGATACATGTGGTAATTCATGGAGAAGGTCCTGTGATATAGACCACAGAATAACTCCTCGCAACACAACTGGTTCGTCTTTTCTTGGTCAATGCCCTTAGGAAGAAAatctaattatcaatttatcacAATAATCATAGGCATATACAGCTCCTCTTTCATTTCAACGAGCCCTCACAATCACAtgctcgttttttttttcttaacttTTTGCATTCTAATACCAGATAAATCGTAATATTGGAGCGAGGGATTGTAATGATCAAAATGAATGATTGCATGATGAAACTCAAGTTAGGCGGGTGACGCGAACGTAGTGGTGAAGTATTTGTAATACGCCTTAAGCCTCCGCTTAGTAGGGCACCTCTATTTGCTAATGGATGGGGAAGTGATTCAAATCTTAATTTCAAAGATAAATCGCAACGCTGGTCACTCTTCTATAACTAATTCGGCagtttggtcactcaatttttaaatatatcattttagtcactcaactgtTATTTTGTCAATCACTTTGATCACTCTGCTAAATCTTTCGTCAAAATCTCAGTTAAATAGACaatatttttgtaaatttgcATTTTTGAGAGGGTATTTTGtcaaaatctcactttagtcgCTTCTTCCAATCAATCCAATTCAGACTTCTCAGTTTTTTAAGACTGGGTGGACGAAAATATCCTTAATATTGTGGcgaaaaaaattctttttaaatgaaaaaataacaaagtaACTAAAGTGAATGACGAAGTTAAAGTtggatgaccaaagtgatatattcaAAAAGCAAGTGACCAAAATGTCAAACAGTAAAAGTTGAGTggtcatttgtgatattctcgaTTGTATTTCATGAgagcccttctaatgaggactagttgatgacttttgtgttagacccacttttcgatcacatttcagcAAATGAatcgttagatgtttagatatttatgtgtagatcatttatgcaatttttcaaccaaattgaaaatcgttaagacattcataattgtgatttatcaattatgaacatgaacagttcatgtttgacagatttggttagttcattgatttgatctagttcggtaccttagTGATTAataatttggaagaaaattttcaaaagtgatctattgatgcatacataaacatctaccAGTTGATTTGCCTTAATGTAATTGAAAAGTGGGTCTCtcaaaccgttgattagaaaaTCATCAACTaatcctcattttagtggtccttaTTAGAAAGGCTCCTTATATTTCATATATTTATGATCcatttttttctcattttaaATGATCGCTTGTTAGCACTGGCGGACCCAATTAAGGACAACCGGGGGCTTTgatttgaacccaaaataagggattacgcgcaataagggcacggtcatcaaagaattGGGAAGTATTTAGAcccgaaattatcgtaccacggggattgaaaaacTAACTCTAATCTTTGATTATGCCGATTACTAAGTCACCAATAATTTaataaacaaaacctaaaaaatAGCATCAAGCTATTTACATGCTCGGCTCGGAACTACCAAGCCCAAAATGGGTCAAGAGAACCACAAGTGAATGCGGAGCTCACAACCAAGTGGTGTAGACAAGGGAAGTGGTTTGTGAAAATTGATTTTGAttgcgaaaaataaaattgacaattgaaaattaatttacaactaaaaaTTAAGATAATAGGaactaatcaagaaatgaaaattaGGTCACTATGGTACTCTCCTAGCTAAACTTAATGCATAAATATGCTACGATAATGGTCAAACAATTCATAATGAcatcaagaaccgtacccaaggcttttcaaggctcatagGTCATTAGATTCTTTAACTgatattcctactccggatcaagggtcatagaaactcaattgggacaatctacAGCattgttagggcctctagttgcaccaaaaggcaaagagtcctagaatcaaggttcccaagctagtcaatacggcaatcgaaattgATATTGTAACTAATCATGTTCTAAACTAGTatcctagccataaattagagaagtgattaggtcccctaatttgttctagacatgctcatctacacattcaagagttaatcaagcctctaagcatgcatctaagccaaataatataaattagaacaTATGTCAAACACGAAAttaaaaaccattaaatcaaaatatatttattacattaaatacATGCTAGGGCTCAAATCTTAGTTTCCTAAATAGACTACTGACAACCCATCCACAAATTAACAATAAAatacatcaattaaagaggtaaaGGTGAAGAGGAGTGAGAAGTAATAAAAACAAGTCACAATTGCTATAGAACAAatatgacaagccttgatttatgcCTTCCCACTTTTACCCAATCTCAAATCTTGATGTTTCTTGAGATCTCTTGAGAAATCGTTGAGAATTTGATGTTGTAGTCAAGTGAGAGAAAAGTGAAAGATAGTCGTGTCGGTGTGTTGCCAAGAGAGAGGGTAATGGCGTGATGTGTGGCGCTGGTGTAGAGAGAAGGGAAAGAGTCAATTATAAGGGCGGTGGTCTCCTGTTCTCGTGAAAAATGGTCAAATATCCGCCCTTATATTTGACTCTTTCCCTTCTCTCTACACCAGCGCCACACATCACGCCATTACCCTCTCTCTTGGCAACACACCGACACCACTATCTTTCACTTTTCTCTCACTTGACTACAACATCAAATTCTCAACGATTTCTCAAGAGATCTCAAGAAACATCAAGATTTGAGATTGGGTAAAAGTGGGAAGGAGCATTTTTCTTAATTCTCAACCATTTTTCCTCTCCTGTTCTCGTGAGAGAGGAAAAATGGTCAAGGATGAGGGCTGATGTGTCAAACTAAGAAAGGAGCAGCCACAtgctgaaaagaaagaagagattaATTGATTGGTCAACAAGTATAATTAAGCAAACTctttgcttaattaattaaaagaTGAACACGTGCAGGTCTCCTTGActtcttctttcattttttttttcttttctatttcctcTTCTCCACCAATACATGAGCTTCACTCCAGATGACGTTGACCTTGGTCAACCCATTGATCGACTGTTGACTTTTCTAAATTGCTCTAATTTCGCGCATTTTTATCTCATTTTCGCAACTCCGTTAATTttctacacaataaataaaaatagattaattacataataattaacttgaagATTAGCCtaattctagtattttagatataattacacgtgtaaaaatgcgtgtaatcacacccccacacttgaactttgcttgtcctcaagcaaactaaatgaaatctaATCCGAAAATCTACCAACTCAAACACAAGTGCTCAACTAAAGAAAATGCGGTATTAGTCTTTCCAACTATAATcctcggagaactaattatgtatatgACCATGAGGTTGACAAATCACAACATAGGATTTATGAATTTCTAATGTAATTAATATGCACATGTGAGAAATGCTCaaatatatgcatgtgttgaccatgTGAAGCTCTCAAACGGTGTATTTTGACTATTAACATCTGTGACATGCATGGAGGAAAGCCTTTAGGGATAACGTACTGCTGCTTTTACCAAACCATGATTTGCTTACCGCCTTTATCTTTTGCTTTGTACTTTCTTTCTTTAACAAACAGAAGAAATGAATTCAAACCTCCCAAAATCAGGAGAAAAGAgcaaagaaaacccaaaacgTGAACTACAAGAACCTTTGAAATCTTAGCATATATACTTGACTAGGCAACGATTTTGCAAGCTCACTTGGTTAGATTTGGTATTCGATTCGTTCATTTCTTTCGTGCCTCCGAACAGAATTCACACATTTGACTCTAAAACATCAGTCTTTTCATGTGAAGCACGAACAAAATGGGAGTGGAAGAAGATGTCTCCACAATTTGCTCTTTCCTCCCATCCCTTTTCCAACGAAGCTTCGACCTTTATTAGTTTTGGTCGATTGTGAAGCATATGCATAATCATTCTTTCCTTGGACGAATTATATTGAATGAAGGGTCCCACTTTACGTAATCATTtcctgaaaagtgaaaactaaTAATGAAAACTGAATTGAATCTGGTGCTTtgttataaataaacaaaacctaTAAAACAAACTTATAACCGTTAGCGCCTGTCTTATTTCAAATTCAAACCCCTCTCTGTCTCCCATCCCTCCTCTTTTTCTATCTCTAGATTTGCATCAATTCAACTCCCAACTCCCAACCCAAGCTTCACACACCTAACCAAAATGCAAGCCCTCCAGCATCATCCACTCGCCGGAGACCACATTCTCCGGCCCAAAAGCGGCCGGACGCCTCTCAAGCCTGTGAACTCTCCAGCAACTCCGGTCAATATTGTTACAAAGGCAAAGCCACCAGCACAAGAATGTATCAGCATCTCTCTGTTGGGCCCCTCGAACAAGGAGAACGGGCCGGTTTATGCGGCTCAGATGATCGAAACTGCGGCCATGGACGCTTCTTTGGCGGAGGAGCTGAGTGCGATGAGGAAGAAGCTGGAGAGGATAAGACTGGatagagagagaacagagaagaTGCTCGAGGAAAGGGATGCAATGCTGGATTTGCAGATGAAGGAGATAGAAAACAGAGGTCAAATCCAGAAGATGGTTGAGATTGATGTTGATAGGGTGTTCAGATTGAATCAGCTCCATTCTCAATCCATTGTAAGCTCCAATTTCTTctacatttcaatttcatttctttttcaatcttagattttttttttttttttttttttttgcttatgCCTCTTGGATTTGGAACAGAGATTTTCTCCGATTCGGTCTCTGAGAGAAAAGGAGCAGCAAAAGAAGGCCGCTGGATCACCAGCAGTTAAGGTAATTCATACATCCCCAAATCTCATAGTTTCTCTTCTAAGATTGAAAATGAGATTCAAACTGAAATATGGGgtgttctttgttttcttgtCTTTCAATTTTTCAGATAGTGAATTTTGAAGAGATGGAGGAATCAGTAGGTGAAAACACACCACAGAAGCTGAGTTCTGCTTCAATTGATTCCGAAAGTGTTACAGCAAGGGATACTGTGATTACCAAATCTGTTTGATTCCTCTCGAAAGTGTAGCAATTTGATGAATTTTGAGAAAGACAATAGTATAATACCTCATTATTATGCCCCTGTTTATGAAATTCGAAATTAAAGTTCATTGTTCCGagatttcaatttcttttctcttggcATCAGCCTTTAGCAATTTGAAATGGATGACTTATATGCCACAAACTATTTCGGTAAAAAGCTGGGAAATGCTCAGTAATCCAAATAACGATACACACTAGATTACAATTTCTCTAATCCACAAGACCCTATAGTATCAGCAGCAGTCCCCAAGCACATTACAGTCAAATCCCATAGCcagttacaacttacaagaaGCATTACAGTCTTGCCTTACAATTCCAGTCTTCAGAAATCAGCAGCTTGAAAGAAGTAACTGCATTGAAAGAACGGTGCCCATCACTTGGCAAACAGCTCCACCAATCTGAGAATCACACTCAGACCTCAAGGTTACTAATGTTTGCTCTCAGTGCCAATCTTCTATGAAATCTTCTGTCATCCCTTAGGTTATGGTACAGTGACCAAAGTCGAATAGCTCAAATCACAAGGACAGAAAATGAGCTTAACCCAAAAGATTTAACAAACCAAAATAACACTTGAGTTTATATTGAAGATGAACATTACATCCAGAGTTAAAAGATCAATGAGAATTTAAGATGTTAGCTCAGCTAACACCTATTTAGACTTCGACAAAGACCACACAAACGCCCACCTTAGTGATCTATCCCCAATGAATTGTTCCTTTTCCTCAATATCTGAGTTAATCTAGTCCTGGTTAAAATAACCATCTTCAACACATGGTAGCACTTATAACCATGCATGACACAATCCGTTAACATTCGTATATAGAATTAACCAGTCTGAGGA
This region includes:
- the LOC133721029 gene encoding uncharacterized protein LOC133721029, translating into MQALQHHPLAGDHILRPKSGRTPLKPVNSPATPVNIVTKAKPPAQECISISLLGPSNKENGPVYAAQMIETAAMDASLAEELSAMRKKLERIRLDRERTEKMLEERDAMLDLQMKEIENRGQIQKMVEIDVDRVFRLNQLHSQSIRFSPIRSLREKEQQKKAAGSPAVKIVNFEEMEESVGENTPQKLSSASIDSESVTARDTVITKSV